A window of the Harmonia axyridis chromosome 5, icHarAxyr1.1, whole genome shotgun sequence genome harbors these coding sequences:
- the LOC123680395 gene encoding solute carrier family 25 member 35-like: MEFVIGGLAAASAGILTNPLEVMKHHMELDKKSPVNSKYRNFVHAGYVVTKKNGVKSLQKGLSPAVLAHLTSYGMKLGTYQFSQKQGITTKSSGEVNIPMSMASSTVGGLMGQYMSSPFYLVKAHKELEKQDKKSDKNSYSQIAARIYRDHGLRGLFKGATASLPRAFIGTSQLTSFAIARENFNKFDALKEAPLATTLLASSIAGIVLSLAMTPFDAVLTKLYKQAINPKPSAVAYNGFLDCLRKTYSREGLRPFYRGWGPLYMKLGPHTILCLLFWEQLKDIYDKSESTHDKYSPNLNFYNENLVEKVVHENSCELYW; this comes from the exons ATGGAGTTTGTCATTGGAGGCTTAGCAGCTGCAAGCGCAGGTATTTTGACCAACCCTTTGGAGGTGATGAAGCATCACATGGAGTTGGATAAGAAGAGTCCCGTCAACAGCAAATATAGGAATTTTGTACATGCTGGTTATGTTGTGACCAAGAAGAATGGCGTCAAATCTTTACAGAAGGGTCTATCACCTGCTGTGCTTGCTCATCTGACTAGCTATGGGATGAAGCTTG GCACCTATCAGTTTTCCCAAAAACAAGGTATCACAACGAAATCTTCTGGTGAAGTGAACATACCCATGAGCATGGCTTCTAGTACTGTTGGAGGCTTGATGGGTCAATATATGTCCTCTCCTTTCTACCTTGTGAAGGCTCATAAAGAACTGGAAAAGCAAGATAAAAAATCCGACAAAAATTCCTACTCCCAAATAGCTGCAAGAATTTACAGAGACCATGGT CTACGCGGTTTGTTCAAAGGAGCTACAGCATCTTTACCTAGAGCTTTCATTGGGACATCTCAGTTGACTTCTTTTGCTATAGCAAgggaaaatttcaacaaattcgaTGCCCTCAAAGAAGCACCTCTTGCTACGACTTTGCTTGCCAGCTCTATAGCTGGCATAGTTTTAAGTCTTGCTATGACTCCGTTTGATGCTGTTCTCACCAAGCTCTACAAACAAG ctATCAATCCAAAACCAAGTGCAGTGGCGTACAATGGCTTTTTGGACTGCTTGAGAAAGACTTACAGCAGAGAAGGTCTACGACCGTTTTACAGAGGTTGGGGTCCACTTTATATGAAACTAGGACCTCACACAATACTGTGTCTGCTGTTTTGGGAACAACTCAAGGATATCTACGATAAGAGCGAGAGCACACATGATAAATATAGtccgaatttgaatttttataatgagaaCTTGGTAGAAAAAGTTGTGCATGAAAATTCTTGTGAGCTTTATTGGTGA
- the LOC123680396 gene encoding solute carrier family 25 member 35-like, with protein sequence MDFVIGGLAASGAGLFSNPFDVLKTRMQLQGELQAKGKHAVIYRNTIHAAYVVAKNEGIRGLQKGLGAALILHSVRNSVRLGLYSTLQKEGYLTDQKGKTIMHRSFVASALTGAAGAFIGSPMFLIKTQLQSRAAQHIAVGHQHHHEGVVGALRSIYNAHGIKGLWRGVNGTMLRALVGSSAQLTSFAVTKDMLKEYESLKDSPLMTSIAASFISTIFQTVAITPFDLVSTRLYNQGVDASGKGLLYNGIGDCFLKIWRAEGFQGFYKGIGPNYMRLAPHGALCLVFWDILKDLHLKYTTTKKINSF encoded by the exons ATGGATTTCGTAATAGGAGGACTAGCAGCTTCAGGAGCTGGGCTCTTCAGCAACCCATTCGACGTGCTGAAGACCAGGATGCAGCTTCAAGGGGAGCTACAAGCTAAGGGAAAACACGCAGTCATCTACAGAAACACGATACATGCTGCTTATGTTGTTGCAAAGAACGAAGGTATACGTGGTCTACAGAAAGGTTTAGGCGCTGCCCTCATACTCCATTCTGTAAGGAACAGCGTGAGGCTGGGGCTGTATTCCACGCTGCAAAAGGAAGGTTATCTTACAGACCAGAAGGGAAAGACGATAATGCATAGGAGTTTTGTGGCTAGCGCCCTTACTGGAGCTGCTGGTGCCTTCATAGGCAGCCCGATGTTCTTGATAAAGACGCAGCTGCAGTCCAGGGCAGCTCAGCATATTGCAGTGGGACACCAACATCATCACGAAGGTGTTGTGGGAGCTTTAAGAAGTATTTACAATGCTCATGGG ATCAAAGGACTCTGGAGAGGAGTCAATGGAACGATGCTCAGAGCACTTGTGGGGTCTTCTGCGCAGCTCACAAGCTTCGCAGTGACTAAAGATATGCTCAAAGAATACGAATCGTTGAAAGATAGTCCCTTGATGACTTCCATCGCTGCAAGTTTCATCAGTACCATCTTCCAAACTGTAGCTATAACTCCATTCGATTTGGTATCGACCAGACTCTATAATCAAG gtgtgGACGCCTCAGGTAAGGGCCTACTCTACAATGGAATTGGTGATTGCTTCTTGAAGATATGGAGGGCAGAAGGATTCCAAGGTTTCTATAAGGGTATAGGACCCAACTACATGAGATTGGCGCCACATGGAGCCTTGTGCTTAGTGTTCTGGGACATCTTGAAAGATCTCCATTTGAAATATACGACTACCAAGAAAATTAACAGTTTTTAA